In Entelurus aequoreus isolate RoL-2023_Sb linkage group LG12, RoL_Eaeq_v1.1, whole genome shotgun sequence, the DNA window actataaaaatgggacccataacctccctgcttggcactcagcacacCGCAACTCAAAGTTGAAGGTCATGTAATAAAATCAGGCTAATGACATATGTAGAAATAATGTATTCCGATATTGATACTGTATACGTTGGCCAATAGTGACAAACACACAGCAAcgtcctgaaattcccaaacaaCATCATATACCATTAAACAAATGCACCGAGGAAAAGCTGCAAATTAAAAATTCTGCAATCacataaaccaggggtcggcaacctttaccactcaaagagccattttggcaagtttcacaaattaaagaaagtaatgggagccacaaaaaaaaattaaaatgaaaaacactgcatacaaagcttaaatgctttgtgctatgttaaccagaggtctccgacacacgcaccggcacgcactttaatgtggaaatttgatgttagtgcagcccgcgagttttgaatgaatggcgcttgatagcgtcatacttgccaaccttctcatttttcccgggagactcccgaatatcagagcgtgatgacactgcatttggcgccctctacagcctgccctaacagtgtacctgctcgaccacacgtagaatgcaatttcagcttgctcacttaagtgacagcaaggcgtactaactcagcagccacacatcttacactgacggtaccaatacccagaatcccatgcagcactaactcttccgctcaaccaacgcacggagagggggggttgatgtgtggggggatttggtggtagcgggggtgtataatgtagaccggaagagttagggctgcatgggattctgggtaatggttgtgttgtgtttatgttgtgttacggtgggatgttctccagaaatgtgtttttcattcttttttggtgtgggttcacagtgtggcgcatatttgtaacaaaacaatgttaaagttgtttgatacggctaccgtcagtgtaagctgtgtggctgatgagtaagtatgctttgctgtctcctgtgtgtgcgagtaataacaacatgcaacatgtggctggactggcacgctgtatgtaaatgttatagaggacaattactgcagtgcaattagggcacgccctttatttagtaattagagtgtaaataggattattttttccctgggagtaatctatgaaagatactgagatccataaatctcctgggaaaatcgggggggtcggcatgtatgtagctgagccgcatcagagtggtcaaggagccgcatgcggctccggagccgcgggttgccgacccctgacataaaTGCTGCAGTatcaaaaacaaacacaaaacaaaaatgttaccaaatacaaaaatagttttgccagGCTACTTGGGGAGCCAGACCTCAGGAATGTCTGTAATTAAAGACATGACGGTGGTGCCCAGAAGAAAGTAGGCTGACTTTTGAATAGGTACATTTTTCTAAATGTCTTTGTTAAACACGTTGTCACATtctaatgctaacattagctagtAGATAGTTGCTCTATAACAAGGTAAAATATAATTACCAAATGGTAAACAAAGACAAAGaacaatgtatttgttttattaatagtTCCTGATTTTCTGAAAAAGGATCCTGGTGGACAAGCTGGAACTTTTCTGGCCTGAAGGTGTAACTTTTGGAATTTTAGTAGAAACGCAATGGGGTTTTTCAAGAGCCCAAGAAATTGGCCAAATTCCTGCTGTAGAACAAGCACTAATCGATTTAGTGCCAAAGCTACCATTATATGTTGTGTCACTATGTTGGTTGATCACCACCATGACTGATGCTTATTCTCTCACCAAACAGCGCTTGTCACAAAGATCCCATCTACACACTGTGTTTGACTTCAACAGTCCTTCCTCCAGCACGTCCCTGCTGTTCCGCCGACGCAATGAAAGGCTTTTTATCAAGGCTGTGGTAGTGCGACACAGCAGCTCCGAGGTGAGTTTGCAGTCTAACTTACACCAGTTACAAGGTAGTTGAAGTTAAACCTGTGTTAGCGTCCACTTGCCGATAACAGCCACAAACATTTTTCCCAGCAGAGAAAATAAGTGTTATAAACCTTATCTATAACAGCCACTTACTTGCATCACAGAATCGTTTTTCTATTTTGTATAGTTGCAACTAATATTAACATTTGCTGCATTAATGCATGATGTTGATATCTCGAATCTCAGTTGTACACACAAACACGCTTACACATTCACACTTTCTGACCTGCTGTCTCACTGAAGTCTGCGCCAAACTTCTGTTTTCCTGTTTGTTACTTAATATCCCTGACTAACCGTGTCTTAAAGCTTTTCCCGTTACCCTGTCTCCAAATGGCAGGGCTCGAAATCCCTTCCTGCTACATTAGCAACTTACTGTAAGTCAAAAAGTTATTTGAGGCCTTTGAGGAAAATTTCAGGAAATATCAGAAAAGGGATAGGGAACAGGTAATTCGATTTTTGGGGTGATCCGGATCACCAtctggattcaggatttttttttaaatgattaaaaaaatcaaCTAGTTATAAAAATCGACTTTGGGGAGATAGGACCTGGTGGAGGTCTGTGCTCTGCGACTACTTTTCTAGttattcatgtgttcattatAATTGGGCCTGTTAACTAACAGCAAAACAAATGCATCATTGCTGTTTATATTACCCAATCACACTTGCTAGAATAGACAAAGCACATGTACATCTACTGGTCAAAAAATCAAGATGACCGCAAATTCAAAATGCCTGGAAACCTGCATATAGTGGCCACTTTTGCTGTTTCCCTTGAGTGGTTGTGATAGGCAGGTTTGACTGTAAATGAAAGGGTTTTCTTTCTACCCAGTTGCCAACTGGTGGCGTCAGCGTAGATGTACCTGATGGTGGGCCAGTTTTGGCGTCCTCATCTGCGTCTTTTCTTGACGGAACCAACCCCGTCCTTCCTCAAGCAATTCCTGAACAGGTGGCTGAGAGCAAGTCTAAAGCTGGAGAAATCGGCTAAAACTCATTTgaatatcactcatatttttaGATGATGCTCCAACCTGTTTCCGTGGTAACAACATCTAACATGGCCCCTTCCCCCATCGTGGATTCTGTCCACCCCATCCCGCTTTTGACACAAGCCTCGTTAGAGCCTGCTATTGATGTGGCGCCGGCTGCCGTGGAGGTTCTGCAGGCTGTGACTACAGAGGTCCGCCTAGTAGAGCTGGGACTTGCTGGTCACACTCCTGTGGGTATGATCCAGACCATGTTAGAGTTCCTGCACGTAGATGTGGGTATTCCCTGGTGGGGAGCCATTGTTGTAGGTAAGCGACAGGAACGGACACATTGTGGCTGTTCCGCTGAATAGACGCCCACTGTGCTTGTTGTCTGCCGTCATCTTCCAGGAACAGTTGTGGCCCGCCTGATGGTGTTTCCAGTCATAGTGAAGGGCCAGCGGGAGGCGGCCAAACTGAACAACGTCATGCCGGTGATTACCAAGCTTAACACCAGGTTGACGGAGGCCAAAGAGAGCGGAAACAAATTTGAATGTAAGTGCtccttgcagtgatttcttttGGCTTGCATTTGCCTCACGCACACACTGTTGTTTACAGTCGCCAAAGCCTACACCGACCTCACTTTGTTCCAGAAGAAGAACGACATCAATCCCCAGCGTGGCCTCCTGGTTCCCCTAGTGCAAGTTAGTTTTGCGGTTCCTACATTCAGGGTGCATAAACACTACGGTAGTTTGGTAAAAGTAATTTTCTAAAAATTGGTGGTCACTTTAGTGTGGTCTGGTTTGCCTtcatacatgtttttttgtcaGCGGGTCTAATAGTGCTCTCAATTAGTTGTGCTTCAATTGGACAGCATATGTGATGCAGGtatgttccaatcagggttttatgctgccgattccgatcatcCATGACCAATACCGATAACATGTATTTACTGTAAGTTTTTTAATTTGACAATTTAACGATATCAGCACAGTATGTAAACCAGGTATTATCTTTTATTACAACTGTTCGAGTAAAACAAAGTCCACAATACCCAAACAAAATTAAACACTACTATCTACaactcttttaaaggcctactgaaatgaattttttttatttaaacggggatagcagatctattctatgtgtcatacttgatcatttcgcgatattgccatatttttgctgaaaggatttagtatagaacaacgacgataaagattgcaacttttggtatctgataaaaaaaaggcttgcacctaccggaagtagcgtgacgtagtcagttgaacatatacgcaaagttccctattgtttacaatgatggccgcatgaagtgagagagattcggaccgagaaagcgacaatttccccattaatttgagcgaggatgaaagatttgtggatgagtaaagtgcaagtgaaggactagtggggagttgaagctattcagatagggaagatgctgtgagagccgagggtgacctgatattcagctgggaatgactacaacagtaaataaacacaagacatatatatactctattagccacaacacaaccaggcttatatttaatatgccacaaattaatcctgcataaaaacacctgcgtgtttgttatgctagctcctagctcctctgctagctcctagctccatagaacacgccaatacaattcaaacacctgatcaacacacacaatcactcagcccaaaagacagtttacctaacccaaggttcataaagcttatatatttttaaaaagttacgtacgtgacgcgcacatacggtcaagttatcgaatgtttagcagccaaggctgcatactcacggtacctgatattcagctgggaatgactacaacagtaaataaacacaagacatatatatactctattagccacaacacaaccaggcttatatttaatatgccacaaattaatcctgcataataacacctgcgtgtttgttatgctagctcctagctcctctgctagctcctagctccatagaacacgccaatacaattcaaacacctgatcaacacacacaatcactcagcccaaaagaccgttcacctaacccaaggttcataaagcttatatatttttaaaaagttacgtacgtgacgcgcacttacggtacggtacgtgttatgctagctcctagctcctctgctagctcctagctccatagaacacgccaatacaattcaaacacatgatcaacacacacaatcactcagcccaaaagaccgttcacctaacccaaggttcataaagcttatatattttaaaaaagttacgtacatacgcaaaaaaaagccaaagctgcatactcacagtagcacgtctgcgtctttgtcatccaaatcaaagtaatcctggtaagagtctgtgttgtcccagttctctacaggcgtctgtgtatccaaatcaaaagtcctcctggttagagtctctgttatccgagttcttccatcttgactgcatctttcgggaatgtaaacaaagaagcgccggctgtgtactgttgtggctgactacgttcgaaaaatacgtccattccgcaccgacaactttcttctttgcttgcttggcttccttctccataatgcaatgaacatgattgaaacagattcacgaacacagatgtccagaatactgtggaattatgaaatgaaaacagagctttttcctatcggcttcaatgtggaaggcatacccgtgttcgccgggctacgtcacgcgcatacgtcatccgcagaggcgtttcgaaccggaagtttagcggcaaatttaaaatgtcactttataagttaacccggccgtattggcatgtgttataatgttaagatttcatcattgatatataaactatcagactgcgtggtcggtagtagtgggtttcagtaggcctttaagtctttttttgccctcaaagtcctctaaTGTCCAGGTACTTATTCCCTGAATCTGTAAACATTaccaaaaataacattaaaagattttgagaaaataaaaatataaaaaaatatcattCTAGTATCAATCCTATAGTGATATTACCCTTGGCCTTCGTGTCAACACCACCAATATAAGGATTGATTGTCCCTCTAATGTGTTGTATACTAATTgtcacaatgctgacacaccaacagttgctgTTATATTATCTTCTCTTTGGAATCATATTCATCTACTTGTTGATTTCCTGTAATAGCTCTTTCAAGCTAGCTTAATGGCTTGCTAAGCTATTACCATGCCTGTTCATACTTTGTGTAGCAAGTTTTGCCTCATCCTAACACTTGATATTGATACTAAAGatattaagaaatgcagtttatttgccgtaattcatgtgattattattaactcaAGAGAGCAGCTCTATACTGTGTATGGAAATACAcagttagctgctagcttgtcagccGGGGTACTCAAAATACATATGATATCAGCCAAGTGGGATTGTCGTTTGTCGTTTGGCATTGAAAGGCAATAATCTGCAAtgacgatcacatacttttttattAAAATCCGCCAATACTGATCGATGGCCGATCAATTGCCACATCCCCAGTGTGATGTGTATATTATTCGACAACCAATAGTAACAAGTCTGAATGCACCCTCAAACAGCTCTTATCTGACTGACATCTTTGATTGACTTCCAAAGGCACCTGTTTTCATCTCCTTCTTCATTGCGCTGAGGAAGATGTCCTACTTGCCGGTGCCCAGCATGCAGCATGGAGGCGCGTTGTGGTTCATGGATTTGACGGCAGCAGATCCCTTCTACATCCTGCCTTTTGCCGTCACTGGAACCATGTTCTTCATCGTGGAGGTCATTCCATATACCGTCCACACGGTTGACGGTTGTGACAATCAATTTAATAATCAGCACATATGTCGCCGTTAGCTGAGCGCCGAGTCCGGTTTAGACAACCCCAACCTGCGTGTCTTGAAGACTGTGTTCCGGATCATGCCCTTAGTCATCCTCCCACTCACCATCAACTTCCCCACGGTCAGTCCTGACTCCTTTTCCTTTTTATTTCTCCCTTGAGCAGGAGATAAATTCCAATTCCTCTGCTGTGTCGCTAGGCTGTGTTCACCTACTGGCTGACGTCCAACTGCTTTACCCTGGCTCAAGTGGCCCTGCTCAGACACCCGCTGATCCGAGACAAGCTGAATATACCAGAGCGGATCAAACACCCGCCCTCCGCTCAGAACGAAGGCTTCCTTGACAGCATGAAGAAAGGTCAGTGATTTTAACATCTCATTAAGATGCTACTCATGTGACTGAAGGGGGTTTAATGTCTGCACTGTTTTCCCCTGCAGCATGGAAAAACGCACTATTACTCCGGCAGCTGGAAGAGCGGGAAAGACGCATCAAAAATCACCTGGACCTTGCTGCCAAAGGTACTTTTAATTATGCTTCAAGttgattttaaaacatttttggagaAAGCAGACTGGAGCGTTCAGTCAATAACAAACTACTGTACTTTTATCTTGCACATGACGGCCCCCTGTGGCTGTTAACTGCTACTGCAAGTACTTTACACCACACATTCTATTTAATGCAGCGTTGTCTAATCTTCTTCCACTGAGGGACACACAATTGaaaacaggttttttttaaagccattttgatattttacgttTTTCAAATGGGATAAAACCAACCCGTGTAGAAATATTAAGATATGATATGTAaagatatgatatgatatgatatgaaaAGCAAGCAGACCGCTGCCAAGCCTTATCTACTTTGTCGACAGGGGCAAACACATTGCCATGTCCAAAACACACGCTAATTATGATTAAATATATCCCCTGGCAAAGGTAGTTAAAGAAAATAACACCCTGCATGTCAGCTTTGGGTTATAGGTTGCGATgcatgatatatattttttccaaaccgatacagataacttcctgcttTTCAAAgccttgtattatttttaaatttagattAACTGTAATTTATTAAGAATGGCTTTGATACAACTTCTTTAGCAGCGTAGGCGTCTTCGTAGGCTTTCAAAGCACCGTTATAAAGTTGCAGGCGTTTCAGGTGACTGATAAAGTTTAATGTGTAGaagttcaatgttttttttttcatttctcgtggaatgtttgcagaacattcaGTGCAAGTAGCACACAAAGTGTATTCCTCTGAAGCAATGAAGTCTCACCCGATGGAGCTCAGGGAAAGTTTATGACAGGCTGTTTACCGCAGAGAAAAGCGCTTAATCTGCTGACAGTAACCCAACTATAGCACAGTATGGCTTATCTTGCCTCATTtgagtgtttaaaaaaatgtttttggggcCAATCAGGCAAAGGCCTGTTAAGTCCCTATTGAAACTGCTCTGTTTATTATTAGGGCCCGAGCAGCAAATGCTGCGAAGGCCctattgaaatgcaaatgtttatTAGGGCCCAATTAAATGCAGAGCATCGCAAAGGCCCTATTGAAATTGCGGTGTTTTTCttctacactgtaaaaactgaaatctaagtaggattagatatatctcaaataagggtgatatttgcttattttctgtctgataagataattcttctcactaagcagattttatgttagtattttgcttgttttaagggttttagtcctaaattatctcagtaagatattacaacttgtagctgagattttatgacccatattataaatgaatgataaatgggttgtacttgtatagcgcttttctaccttcaaggtactcaaagcgctttgacagtatttccacatttacccattcacacacacattcacacactgatggcgggagctgccatgcaaggcgctaccagcagccatcagaggcaaagggtgaagtgtcttgcccaaggacacaacggacgtgactaggaaggtagaaggtgggaattgaaccccagtaaccagcaacactccgattgctggcacagccactctaccaacttcgccactccgtccctgagtaaaacatgcttgaaactagaatatcaagtgtttcaaagctgtgtcatcaacactcacaagtataaaactacttttttaaagtaataatttcttatttcaagcttgaaaaaaaaaatcatgattttgacacaattgtgtctcataattaaaacagatgacagccaaatggactttgctgttttattttcaatgaaacaatagaacataatatatacataacatactcatatagtagtacagttggcacagtacagtaaaccatacttgccaaccctcccgtttttagcgggagaatcccggtattcagcgcctctcccgacaacctcccggcagagattttctcccgacaaactcccggtattcagccggagctggaggccacgccccctccagctcaatgcggacctgagactgagtggggacagcctgttctcacgtccgctttcccacaatataaacagcttgcctgcccaatgacgtcataacatctagggcttttagagagtagagtgcacaactgcgcacacaacaaggagacgaagcagaagaacgaggaaattacagacatggcgacaccgtcgacgagcaagatgaagaaatacgcttgcaagttccaaaacgaatggaaacaagaatttcagttcatccaggacagttcgaaagggaaggtgtatgttgcctgtaaattttgttgaACAGACTTCtctattgaacacggtggccgaaatgatatactcatcatgaacggagaagttaaacaggacaatactgccatctaatggatagccaccggaacactgaaattcaagtattttttttttcttctatgtaaataaaatatatctatatatatatatatagctagaattcactgaaagtcaagtatttcatacatatatatatatatatatatatatatatatatatatatatatatatatatatatatatatatatatatatatatatatatatgtatgtatgtatgaaatatatatgaaatactcgagttggtgaattctagctgtaaataaccacgcccccccccccccaatcccccacccccgaccaagcgccCCCCTACCTGTTTTACGTGTCGACACAAATATCGCAGGAGACCTCTTTCATGACATgacgcacataaaagtctcagaaacccatacctgaaaacaaacaggaagtcgacCATCTTGGTTTTGTCTTCCATTTATggtgaaaaaaaggggtcgtactttaacgaactcctgcCCGGGACTTTCAGCAAATGAGTCGCAGTTAAAATTACAAATGCTACACAtaatataggcgatgataaattgcgaacacatttttcctacacCATAGGATGTGgacgtggtatggcgccaaactttgctgtgatggtttttggccatttttcgggaaAAAAAGGGTCGGACTTTAACGTATTCTTCGGTTAAAATTTCAGTTACTACACATAGAGGTGATTGAGAACAAacttttcctacgccataagatgtggctGTGGTATGGTGCCaaaatatgcattgtttttgctcTGGTAAGGTTGCGTTTCATGATTCAACTTCGTGTCTGCAGTTATGTTTGTTACTGTTGTTGAACGCGCCGtttatgagtaccgtatttttcggactataagtcgctccggagtatacgtcgcaccggccgaaaatgcacaataaagaaggaaaaaaacatatactgtatatgtcgcactggagtataagtcgcatttttttgggaaatgtatttgataaaatccaacaccaagaatagacatttgaaaggcaatttaaaataaataaagaatagtgaacaacaggctgaataagtgtacgccatatgacgcacaaataaccaactgagaacgtgcctggtatgttaacgcaacacatcatggcaggagtcattcaaataactataacatatagaacatgctatacgtttaccaaacaatctgtcactcccgatcgctaaaaccgatgaaatcttcctccccggtgtcgcctctggtatgcgccgtttcctttctttctgctgctcgatcgccgtttctactgcatatttcactacgtccagcttgtaatctgcagtatatgatttccttttcggtgccattttagttcagcccttctcagtttttataagttaccgccaatgttgaaataatccattttaatagctacggatgtagcagcagttagcatcccatgacccacaatgcacttctgccatgacccgcccccgccgaattcttattggttgacgtgtgtgacgattgcggacatttgcttcgtctcttacgcgaatgagataaataatattatttgatattttacggtaatgtgttaataatttcacacataagtcgctccggagtatatgtcccacccccggccaaactatgaaaaaaaactgcgatttataatccgaaaaatactgtactttatcaaaatataactatagatctcaacattgtgtatgtgctgaaagcttcctTTATGATCGCTGCCTTTGGTTAACGCTTAACTCTTTTAGCTcgtgctcacatttgctttctttaattAGACTCGTTGAGATAGTGCTTTACGAAACACTCGTATCAAAAATGTGTTGTAAGTAGGGATGTATATCGTGAAGATTCTATCGATACGACACCCTTATCGATATTTGTTATCGATACCTGTATTTATcggtactcttatcggtactatatgtaggttgtgtaaataaaaatgtggaaaaatccttcctttttaccgttttttttattAGCACAAGAAGTTGTACATCTCCACAACatgatgtaacatctcacagaaGGGATGTCCTTTATCAAAATCTACTTTTTAAGTCTTAAATAAGTCAACTATGTTTGCTAATGcagttgttatgtcatcatcCTGTAAAgagcacacagatccatcactgtttccgttcattacaattacactcagcagGAGATATCATTTATGCATTCATGTACAGAGCACAGACCTTGTTAAAATATAttataacattaaatatatcaTATCAATTAATACAATCAATTCGCATGTtatgtgggtgtgcattttgtaacaatagtATAGTATTGTggttatgttgcacacggacgtatttgagtgacggagCGGATGTTGACAGCTACCGAcctatgtatgtgtctgtgttgtgtgaacaataaaagtaaaaagaCTCACTGATCAAGTGTATTGGTCAATCATTCGGTTGTAAAGTTAAGAGACAGAATGAACTGAAACACATTTAAGCAAGTTGTCAATAAATGCCGTGTTGCAAACGCGCCACGATGGAGTGACGTCAGACGGCGGCTTCGGACCTGTCAGCAGATTTTATCTTGCTTCAAAGCAACTTAATGGTATTACTTAAATTTTTCACTCATTTGAGTGgattattattagcctgtggattaatggatcgctgttgatgaagtgcGGTAGCGGAGGTCATGAGTTAAGTGGCGTTCACTTGAAACTATATAACTCTTATTAGCATGCAAGGTTTTGAGGTACTtttgaggatgaattgtgttgttgtttcctatttgtaattattacatgcTAATttgtttagtgcaggggtccccaaaatccggcccgcgagaagccccaggtaaaaaaataaaaaatagatttttttaagaaaaatctctcctttctaatccgttttctaccacttgttactctcgttgtctcctagccgctcaggtaaatcatattgtctaaaaatgcattttcccatcgttaacatgacatcatcgtaaTACTTAAATAcgaaataataaacgttaaaagtatatcaaacaaacctttaacaaagtgatcactgcaaactcgtgcatTCCTCGACTGTGCTCCCTTGGATTGGAGTGTGTGTCGTTTTTTTTGTCGTTGTCTCCTGAAATCTTGCACTGTTTCTCCCTTCtttattacctctcgaggaactctgaagaaacgtttgtcCTTTTCGCTATTTGAACGGTTTGTACAGCTAAAAACAATGCAATCATAGAGCATTTTTGGAACAAAACAATCCGgatgccattgtaaggtaattatgctaacacagacactcatgaacgtgttagcattttagttaatgctaatgacgctagcttcattacattacgatagcgcggacaaatatgcatgaaaaccttCCAACAAACATCACATCTTAGACGGTTTAGTAaggaagaattgttttagttatactgtaaaacttacaaacgttgcttggagtgtaaatgaagaatccatacaagtataaacgctatggatgattagaagacagaacggtacttcttccggttcaaagctttaaacagctaACACTTGTAGGCGTTCACCCAGCtgaacctgcagtgagcgaagtcgtccaaaagatagcgtcatagcacaaacaataagacATCAATTTaaatgtctttgcatgtgtttaataaaATCTATTTGCTTAagggccgtcagcgaagaaaaatccataaattagccacacggttttgtaagccgcagggttcaaaaggtaggaaaaaagtagcgacttatatTTCAGAATTTACGATAA includes these proteins:
- the oxa1l gene encoding mitochondrial inner membrane protein OXA1L — encoded protein: MAAIRSGLTPWSLARCFPRQQSGCIHPRPQIWSHRLSQRSHLHTVFDFNSPSSSTSLLFRRRNERLFIKAVVVRHSSSELPTGGVSVDVPDGGPVLASSSASFLDGTNPVLPQAIPEQMMLQPVSVVTTSNMAPSPIVDSVHPIPLLTQASLEPAIDVAPAAVEVLQAVTTEVRLVELGLAGHTPVGMIQTMLEFLHVDVGIPWWGAIVVGTVVARLMVFPVIVKGQREAAKLNNVMPVITKLNTRLTEAKESGNKFEFAKAYTDLTLFQKKNDINPQRGLLVPLVQAPVFISFFIALRKMSYLPVPSMQHGGALWFMDLTAADPFYILPFAVTGTMFFIVELSAESGLDNPNLRVLKTVFRIMPLVILPLTINFPTAVFTYWLTSNCFTLAQVALLRHPLIRDKLNIPERIKHPPSAQNEGFLDSMKKAWKNALLLRQLEERERRIKNHLDLAAKGPLRQTFTHNPMQQTPVAKDKKVSSKERPWKDVIE